A portion of the Capra hircus breed San Clemente unplaced genomic scaffold, ASM170441v1, whole genome shotgun sequence genome contains these proteins:
- the LOC108634792 gene encoding uncharacterized protein LOC108634792, whose amino-acid sequence VRSGVSPPRIPADCHWLSTASSWDHVSPGLFCGGPADRTGRGKDGASRTEHGSPVVETGVCPTGRGFGSRCDVRKPWPLKRAHAGAAAVQREISSGSSCPSSEQRVPSGPLLLPCTRTLPNGPRNSLPQRSVLATTHLHGDGDGSVRPRQSPSSRVPGPCALAFTPGTVRSVGLCRTCPEPCGIVPDQGFGGKHPVPLPPRQVDPSPLDHQAGKSLHSLLKASTLKQSTSSSKHHWTITTERKETMTLQEAARVPVCEKRRSTLHDAIPFPGLIVQKLSHPKRGTAGYPSRVWDGGFPGGSVGNRPVPTQETRVSSPARDDPTCYRATKPIGLADGIRALDPGHCER is encoded by the exons GTACGCTCGGGCGTCTCTCCTCCCCGCATCCCAGCGGACTGCCACTGGCTCTCGACCGCGTCGTCCTGGGACCATGTGTCCCCTGGCCTTTTCTGCGG AGGCCCTGCAGATCGAACAGGCAGGGGCAAGGATGGGGCTTCCCGCACCGAGCACGGTTCCCCCGTCGTGGAAACAGGCGTCTGTCCCACCGGGCGGGGCTTCGGCTCTCGGTGCGATGTCCGCAAGCCGTGGCCGCTGAAACGTGCGCACGCTGGAGCCGCCGCCGTGCAGAGGGAGATCTCATCCGGCTCCTcgtgtccttccagtgagcag AGAGTCCCCTcaggtcccctgctcctcccatgcACGCGCACGCTCCCCAACGGTCCTAGGAACAGCCTGCCCCAGAGGAGCGTGCTGGCCACAACCCACCTCCACGGAGACGGAGACGGCAGTGTCCGTCCGCGTCAGTCACCCTCGTCCAGAGTCCCCGGGCCGTGTGCCCTCGCCTTCACGCCTGGCACCGTCCGTTCTGTAGGTTTGTGTCGAACCTGCCCGGAGCCCTGTGGCATCGTCCCGGATCAGGGGTTCGGTGGAAAACACCCTGTCCCCCTGCCTCCtcggcaggtggatccttcaccactggaccaccaggcagggaagtcccttcacagcCTTCTAAAAGCATCTACCCTGAAACAGTCCACGTCGTCCTCCAAACATCACTGGACCATCACGACGGAAAGGAAGGAAACGAT GACACTTCAAGAAGCAGCAAGAGTGCCGGTCTGTGAGAAACGAAGGTCAACCCTTCACGATGCAATCCCTTTTCCGGGCCTGATCGTTCAGAAACTCTCCCATCCCAAGCGGGGGACGGCAGGATATCCATCTCGAGTTTGGGACgggggcttccccggcggctccgTAGGAAACCGTCCCGTGCCcacgcaggaaacacgggtttcaTCCCCGGCCCGGgacgatcccacgtgctacagagcCACGAAGCCCATAGGCCTCGCCGACGGAAtccgtgctctagatcctggccaCTGCGAGCGCTGA